From the Helianthus annuus cultivar XRQ/B chromosome 17, HanXRQr2.0-SUNRISE, whole genome shotgun sequence genome, the window TATGGGTAAAATATAAATTTAAGCTAAAAAtgtgttatataaaaatatgagcatatatgaaaacttgaagttaaaaaaataagggtaaaatgaccatttattaaattgtttttaataaattgggtatattcgatattttatttactttgtaagggcatatatgatattttttagttttggtcgggtatatatgaaattaatccTTATATAAATAAATGGATAAATAATATTACAAATTTATGTCTTTGACAGGCAGATCTACTGAGGCAGCAAACGCTACAGCAACTGCACCGGATATTGACCACACGGCAAGCTGCAAGGGCGCTTCTTGTGATTAGTGATTACATGTCACGTCTACGTGCGCTGAGTTCATTGTGGTTAGCGCGCCCCAAGGACTGAAGTCGACAAATTTGAGGAGGGTAAGCTTGAAATGAAAAAAGAAAATGTATACTGGCTTAGTTTAGAAGCTGCTAGTGGAGGGATAGTGATAGGGTCTTTGCTGTTGTAAATTACCACCTCTTTAGTTCTCTCTggatttctattttattttatagGGATTATAAAGCCATGAAAGCTTTATTGCCAAGGCTTTTTCTATTCGAGTTATTAACAAATTTGTAGTGGTCTTGGTTAAAAGAGCGCTAATCAGGCGTGCAAAATGCGCAATGCTGATGAGGTGACTGAAACGCATTGTCGTCAGTTCTTGTGGCCCGGGGGGTTAATTTTACCAAAATtttttttagtgtaaaatattggatttttaagaGTGGCCGTGCTCGCTTATTTGGATTTTGAGAGTATGGCCCCCACTGatttttcatacaacaacaaaACATAGGGTTATATATAGTACACAATTTAGTTCAAAGTGCAGGCCTTTTTGGATAAGAGCAAAAGTACATGTAGTTTAAACATAACCATGAGGACACATTTGTCTGTTTACATATTTATCAAAACCACCCTCAGTAGTCAATAATACCTATACCATTTTGAATATatatcatcttctacaactcatgACGTACACACAAGTACCAGGTACTATGATGATCCAAGATTCTTGTGTCCTGCTGGATGCACTCTGCTCCTTTCAGTATTCTTCTTTGGTTTATTATGTCTTCTTCTAAACCGGTGCACCCCGCCACGAGGTATAAACACCCCGGTTCCACCACCGTTTGCCGCCCACAACTTCTCCATCCACCCCGGAACCGAAACCTCCTTACTCCCCGACCAATTAAAATAGTTCCCAGGAATCAACGACAACCCGCCACCAACCAGTCTCCTCCGCGCATACTTGTCTTGAACTTGCGGCTCGTCATGGTCCTCGTCCGTAAGACGTAATATCTGCCTTTTGAGCTCGGCGTAGAAGGCGCTATCTTCAGCGTCATCTTGGGTCGACCAGGTATCCATTTTCGGGTGCGGGTTCGGGTTGTGGTGAGGATGGTGGCATGAGGATGAAGGGTGGGTTTAAATAAGGGGGGTTGGGTGAGGTTTTGGTCAACTGAAAGTGTTGTTTAGTTGGGGTGTGGAATATAAAAATGGATAGTGGAAGATTACAAGTTCACAAGTCATTTATGGGACGACAACAATAATGTTAAATCCGTGTTAAAAGGGATATACATACGTTCAGACCGACAAGAACCGGTTTGGTGTGAACTCGGAATGTTAATCTAGTCCAAATTTTGATCTGGGATAATAAAATCTGGAGTGATGTTTGATAATTTTGTctttatttataatttatttataaaaaaagaaataaagCCTTCTGCGGTGATAGTAATAAATCGAAAAAGGACTTGTTTTGACCAAAAGAAATTTGAGGTAATTGTGTGATAATAAGGAATAAAGTGTTTGGCTGAAAAGCAGGATGTGCACACTGTGAGAACACGCGGTATCCAAGTGTTGCTAAATGAAAAGAACTGTTGTACCCTATATCTTTTATATTAATCTGTAAGAATTAACTACTTAGTTTCTTTAGGGTAGGTGTTATATATGGTTAGAGGTGGGTGTGAGTGCTAATGTGGTCTTACACTCACATGGAACACCACGCCGCTTTGGCGCGGAGGCCGCATGAGCCCAACTAGGGAATGAGCTCGGGCTTATGAGCAGGGTCACGTCTGATAATTTAAAGGCCCTGTACAGGTAGAAAAACAAGCCCTTAAAAATAAACTTGTGCGCATAAAAAATCAATCATATGATGATAATTGTGATAAAAAGGGTTTTGTTGGTTTAAAAcattaaggtggtgtttgtttttttaaaaaaagatttGCGTAGGCTCTTCTGTCTGTGCCGCGTAGACATTGTCATCTGCAGACTGTTCGTTTTTCTGAAGATGTTTCATTAAAAAATGTCTGCACGCGAGCTCTTTTTGGTGCAGACTTGGCCCATCCACTTCTAAGATCTTTTAAGGTctgcagagggttaaacaccaccacctaccaccaccgtccaccacccatcaccgtccatcaccactaccaccacccaccaccaccgtccaccacccaccaccgtccatcaccaccaccaccatctaccaccatcgtccaccaccacccaccgttcgtacaccaccaccagtttattttagaagtctacatacattaaaaaacaaacagcctTCTTCTTGCAAACTACAGAGGTTTGGTCCACATCTTCTTCTACAGATGTCTGGAAATGTGGTCcacagactgcagacattttatcTCTCAAAAAACAAACTGCACCTAAGTTTTCAATTGGGTTTCGTTAGGGTTAGTTGGTTAAATGAAAAGTAGGTTTAAATTGGCACAAACTAAGTAGGTTGAtgagtttaaaaatctttttgattgTAAATGTTATTGGGTTTTAGATTTTATAGGTTTttatttcaatatatatatatatatatatatatatatatatatatatatatatatatatatatatatatatatatatatatatatatatatatatatatagggtaatgctagacaaaaaaccctaaaattcttagaaaactctggaaacccaaatgggaacccatttttacccaacctcccgacattttttttttttgaaaaaaattacacatgtaatatacatgttttagagtgttttgggcaaaaaaacaaaaaagcgccgaagggattttttaaaaaaaaaataaacaactttcagtgcctaacatgtgttaggcaaaaaagacataaatttgctgaaatttgctgaaacttttttttttttttaaattatcccttcggcgcttttttgatttttttggcccaaaagtcttaaaaacatgtatattacatgtgttatttttttcaaaaaaaaaaatgtcgggagcttgggttttctagggttttttatatatgtagggttttctatatagcccaaccctatatatatatatatatatatatatatatatatatatatatatatatatatataaagtaaataaaaaatgTTTTGGGCCCCAGAGAAAGTGGGTCATGTCGCCCACTTTGCCCTTTTTAAGGGTGGGCCATGCTCATGAGCCACACAAAAACATTAATTTTCTTTACTTTTGAACTATTTAACAGCAGTGgctggaaaaaaaaaaaacagaatgaactcaaacaatcaaaacaatcaCAACCTGAAAGTTTTCGAACTCGATTTCTCGCAAGTGTATTACCCGCAATAAAATCATTTTATTTTTTCATCGCACCAATTGTATTTTCCAAATTTCtaacattgaaaaaaaaaaaaaaacacaaatccaCATCCGAATCCGATTTTTTACTATATTTCTAAATAAAGATAGTGCTCATACAATatatttactatttttaaaattttcaaatattGGTAATCCAATTATCCGAAATTTTTAGAAATCCACATCCGAATCCAAAAAATCGGATTATccaattttcggatatccgaaatttcgaatATTTCGGACACGGATTTTTGGATATTCTGGATTCGGTTTCGGATCTGGATTATTTTGAAGACCCCTATTTGTACGAGTATTTTGACAATCTGAACCAATCAATATCATTCGAACAACATCAGTAGTGCTGGTACATGTATTCGTTTTATCATTTCCGGTCAATGTAAAACATGTTGATTTCTATACCGAAGGCATGTATCATACCGGTACTGTAACAAACCGAACCGATACCCATCGAATGCCCGCGATTACGTACCGTTGCAATGCTCTGACAAATTCCCTAGTTAATGTTAACTGTTTAGAAAAATAAGTAAAGCTGTGAGGCCTCACACTCACTAAGCATAACACCACTAGAGTGAATGAGCGAGTGAAATTAAATGGTAGTGATGTTATACTAAGGTCACAATAGATGAGGTCAAACACTTACCTGGTGTAACACATTTTTTTTTCACCAATGAGGCCTAGCTCAATTGGTGAAATCGGGGGAGCTAGAGCTGAGGCTGGGTGGAGGTTGGGGGTTAGACTCTGGTTGCACGTCTATTTACCACTCGTGGTGGAGAGGTTTACCACATATGGGTCATATGGGCTTTGAACTGACTTGTTAGGCTTTAACCCAGCCCCTATTAGGCCTGGTAAATCGatgttgttttaaaaaaatcaGGTATAACACATGCTATTAAAAAGATGCATTTTATTTAAACAATCATTTAAAACGTTGATTTTGTAATTTTGTTTGATTGTTTCACAGTAAATTTGTACCTTAAATCAGAAACGGGATTAGGGGCACACTTGGTGGAAAATATAAAATAAAGTGTGTTGGAAAAAGCATATTTTTCATTCGAACAAAAGATAACGTGGAAGAGGTTGTGTACACAACATGAGAACACATGATGTCGACTGGCCGGAATATTGTGTTTTCTCTTTTGTATGTTTGTGCTTTTGTAGTATGGTTAAGGTTACATAACTTTATTCTATAGTCAATATTAAATTTCGGTTGATTAAACTTGTGGCTATGTTATCTTTGAAAACTAAAGTCATTACATATAATCATCCTCTCACTTATTGGAATGTATTGATATTGATTAAAATGATCtagaatttatatttgtatttacTTGATTGGTTTATATGACGAGTGATTCAGGTTTAATTTTAGTACGGTTAAGGAAAAACCTAATTTGTTAGAAAAAGTGTATGTGTGTTGTTGTACCGATATGATGAGGCCAATATCTAAGTGAGAACCGTTTGATTATATTTCCATGTATAATAAGATATTGTAAGCATAATAGTAACATTACTTGTTGTCGGATTGTATGTCACAAAATTGCATCGACTCCTCTAATTTATGGCATATACCTACTACTACTACATAAAGCTACCTAATATCATAGTTGACATTTCTTTTGACTTATGGAGTCAAATGATTATTATGTGGTGGAAATGGCAGGACAGAAAATCGTCAAATATTCCCTTTTCGTGTAtacatattaataaaatattattagaGTATTTAGTTCACCAAAGCTACATATTTCATGTTCATACAGTTGATGCctaaccttacattattttaaAGGCTTGTTTAGGTATTTGGCCAACTTTCATAATACAGATCAATTTCTTAACCTTCAAGTCTTTTCTTTGATAAACAGAACATACAAATGAACTactataaaacaaaaaaaaaaaaaaaaaaaaagcaccTTTGTAGATGAGTCTCTTCaatcatgaaaaaaaaaactagttaagGAAAATTTAACACAGGTTTTGCTAGCTTGACATCATGTTCTTATCGATTGCCTCTAGATCTTGATTCACAAAATTACACTTATCAACATCAAGATCTTCAGACAACTCAACTGAATATGATTGAATGGTACTCTCCAAAGCCTGTACAAAAGATACAACAATTAACACGCAATTTTGGTTACATTTGATTGTTGGTAACAGATTATAATGGTAAACATGTAACACATACAAACCAACATTAGAAAACATCATAGAAATAATATCTTTGCATCGTAATCAGACTGATATACCAAAATTGCTACGCTATGTCTTTAATTAACAGGATTTACAAGATAATGAGACGAACCTATGAAAGGATGTGCTGCATTGCCCAATCAGGACCAAATTCCTCTGCAAGTTGCTATAAGTTTATGCAAGCCCTGACAGAcagtatatatacatacataataGACAGTTATGATGACGGTTATAATCGAAGTTATTGGCGCCAAAACCGTTTGAAACTGCTTTGGATAATAGACCAACTAAAGGTTTGTCTCTTCCTAAGGTTAATCTTCAAATATTAGAACAATGATTATCGACTGAATATGACGAACTATACCAACACCCCCTACGTTACTAATCAACCCCGTTACTCCTATTGGTTTGATGTAATACAACAATATTGGGGTGTGCAGTTTGGTGGTATACACCCGTCCGTATATGAAAGCGCATATGCCCGTATAGGGCAGGCAACGTGATGGCATACACCCATATAAATACTATAAACCTGTAGATCATATGACTAATGGTTCGATGTGATAGCTAGGGCAAATGTGCATCCAACATATTGTGAGAGGGGAGGGGGTGTTCCTATGGCATGACCCTAAAACAATTGTGACAAACCCGACCTTCTTGCTTACCAAGTTACAAATGAAAACAAGATAACTAAAAATTATCAAAATAATATGTTCAAGATTAATAGAAAATACTAAACGGCGAACCAACATCAATGTCATCATACTCGATGGCGGAACTAGAGGGGTTTAGAAGGTCCGTTGACCCTCCGAACGGTCAATGGTGATCCAAAAACAAATTCTGTTATGACTCCACAGTTGAAAATCCTGATTACCATACTTGATTCAATAAAAGAGTTGACTTCAAATAAATATGTGTATATAACATGATGAACACAAACGATACATGGATATTCAATAACCGTTGAAAATCAATGCTGCACAACATCGCAAACTACATAACAAAATGAAGTGAAGTTTACAAACATCTTGTTAATCATGAACTCCAGTTACACATCTTCATCAACATCCAAACAAAGAATATAAGCAACTAACCCCAAAACCGGTACAAATCTTACGTACTTCACTAAATTTACCTTACTTTTCTCGACATTTTGAAGATTTTCTCCAATCAACCATGGCTGAAAAACTATGTAGAGACATATATCCCATATGAAGGCATACGCAAGCCTTTCCGATCCAAGATAACTTACCAAGAACTCCCATCTATCCGCCACACCCCCGAAATTCCCGTCTGCCCTCCCATACAGGGCCCACAATATCGATATAAGACAAGCGGCCCCACCAACGACTCCAACCACAGGTGCACCGTTGACCATAACCGACCTGAGTTGGGAAGCTTTTTTTGGAGTGTTCTCGGTGTCGGGCTTATTTAACCGAATAGCCATGTAAGGTATTAAGAATGCTGcaataagcaaaaaaaaaaaaaaacgtcacTAAATGAATGATAAATGTTTGGTATACGGGTGTTAAACAAAACTTACTGTTGGTAAGGAACATCTGAAAGCCCCACAAGACATCAAGTGATCCCTTATATCTGTCTCGATTGCGATCGGTGAATAATAAAGGGGCGAACATAAACGTCCACCCGATAACAAAGTTAAACAATCCTTCGGACATCTGGG encodes:
- the LOC110922245 gene encoding uncharacterized protein LOC110922245, which encodes MATATLISTVNTNFRRPTTFHLKTPPLFRRQEEVVSFNSKPLELQKRISTKNASVCSASRRSTTTTDASVSELDDNTRRVLQCALWTAEGVYIIWLFLLPYAPGDPVWAISSDTINSLIGLSLNFFFILPLMNSVGINLIDAPVLHPMSEGLFNFVIGWTFMFAPLLFTDRNRDRYKGSLDVLWGFQMFLTNTFLIPYMAIRLNKPDTENTPKKASQLRSVMVNGAPVVGVVGGAACLISILWALYGRADGNFGGVADRWEFLVSYLGSERLAYAFIWDICLYIVFQPWLIGENLQNVEKSKVNLVKYVRFVPVLGLVAYILCLDVDEDV